The following proteins come from a genomic window of Denitromonas sp.:
- the recC gene encoding exodeoxyribonuclease V subunit gamma: MNPAFTPSDLPTGLMLVHGNQAESLRDLMVHWMQRYPLAPLESEVVLVQSNGIAQWLRLSLAAAPQAGGCGIAAGLDFLLPSRFLWQAYRAVLGRDAVPETSPFDKSRLQWRLMRLLPARLDTPAYAPLKRFLDHDNDLRKRFQLAERLADLYDQYQVYRADWLAAWAAGHDVLIDASGQARPLADDQRWQAALWRAVLADVGDTQSGAGRASVHDTFMAAADAWGNAPRPAGLPRRVMVFGISSLPRQSLEVLATLGRWSQVLMCVQNPCEHYWADIVAGKDLLRGEAARQRKRTGAPAVLSDALLHLHAHPLLAAWGKQGRDFIALLDEHDSQDARAAYSPHFTRIGQRIDHFSSTATDTLLTQLQDDIRALRPLPETRAQWGPVDPARDTSIRFHVAHGPQREIEILHDQLLAAFNADPTLRPRDVIVMVPDIDQYAPHIKAVFGLLDAHDPRAIPFSLADQSRRHDTPLLAALALLLDLPQSRLGASQVLDLLEVPALRARFGIAEGDLPLLHRWIRGANVRWALHDAHRRSLELPPDAAEAAPNTWLFGLRRMLLGYAAGDAAAPWHDIEPYGEVGGLDAAALGPLVQLLERLDTTWQALRDPTPVAGWCARFRQLMADFFTADDGDEALRLMQLDTALQRWQEATDEAALDDALPISVAAEYWLSCLDERGLSQRFFAGAVTFATLMPMRAIPFRQVCLLGMNDGDYPRTRIPMDFDLMGRDYRPGDRSRREDDRYLFLEALLSARDRLHISWVGRSIHDNTPRPPSVLVGQLRDHLAAGWRSADAATPLLDALTIEHRLQPFSRDYFPATPEASPLFTYAREWQGSAPPVPAAPATLPLMARDEPLSLRELGDFLKDPVKAFFRQRLKVRFEGDDPTSEDVEPFALDGLDTWALQAELIDAQVAAIADGHPLEAARSAALARIRRRGELPAGAFGAATASALLAPMPKLFDDYAEALARWPEPVADDIEIRFEHMLAGQPLAIADWLGGLRRNADGAYGRVVLENSTLIKQRKYRGDKMIHHWVAHLAGQLGGNGLTTEVISKAGSITLEPLDPDTARQHLATVLGAWQQGMRRPLPLAVRTAFAWLAALPNPAAASGPDGARLLDSAATAARAVFEPGYNSAGELGESPYLQRVWSSFDALAEDGEFAELAETLLRPLQRAMPVKPTERPDT, translated from the coding sequence ATGAACCCTGCATTCACCCCATCCGACCTGCCCACCGGCCTGATGCTTGTTCACGGCAACCAGGCCGAGTCGCTGCGCGACCTGATGGTGCACTGGATGCAGCGCTACCCGCTGGCGCCGCTGGAGAGCGAGGTGGTGCTGGTGCAGAGCAACGGCATCGCCCAGTGGCTGCGCCTGTCGCTGGCCGCCGCTCCGCAGGCCGGCGGCTGCGGCATTGCCGCCGGGCTCGACTTCCTGCTGCCCTCGCGCTTCCTGTGGCAGGCCTACCGCGCCGTGCTCGGGCGCGATGCCGTGCCCGAGACCTCGCCCTTTGACAAGTCCCGCCTGCAGTGGCGGCTGATGCGCCTGCTGCCGGCCCGGCTCGACACGCCGGCCTATGCCCCGCTCAAGCGCTTTCTCGACCATGACAACGACCTGCGCAAGCGCTTCCAGCTCGCCGAGCGGCTGGCCGACCTGTACGACCAGTACCAGGTCTACCGCGCCGACTGGCTGGCCGCCTGGGCCGCCGGCCACGACGTGCTGATCGACGCCAGCGGCCAGGCCCGCCCGCTGGCCGACGACCAGCGCTGGCAGGCCGCGCTGTGGCGCGCGGTGCTGGCCGATGTGGGCGATACCCAGTCCGGCGCCGGCCGGGCCTCGGTGCACGACACCTTCATGGCCGCCGCCGACGCCTGGGGCAACGCCCCCCGCCCCGCCGGCCTGCCGCGCCGGGTGATGGTGTTCGGCATCTCCTCGCTGCCGCGCCAGTCGCTCGAAGTGCTGGCCACGCTGGGCCGCTGGTCGCAGGTGCTGATGTGCGTGCAGAACCCCTGCGAGCACTACTGGGCCGACATCGTCGCCGGCAAGGACCTGCTGCGCGGCGAGGCCGCCCGCCAGCGCAAGCGCACCGGCGCGCCGGCGGTGCTGTCCGACGCGCTCCTGCACCTGCACGCCCACCCCCTGCTGGCCGCCTGGGGCAAGCAGGGGCGCGACTTCATCGCCCTGCTCGACGAACACGACAGCCAGGACGCCCGCGCCGCCTACAGCCCCCATTTCACCCGCATCGGCCAGCGCATCGACCACTTCTCGAGCACCGCCACCGACACCCTGCTCACCCAGCTGCAGGACGACATCCGCGCCCTGCGCCCGCTGCCCGAAACCCGTGCCCAGTGGGGGCCGGTCGACCCGGCGCGCGACACCTCGATCCGCTTCCATGTCGCGCACGGCCCGCAACGCGAGATCGAGATCCTCCACGACCAGCTGCTCGCCGCCTTCAACGCCGATCCCACCTTGCGCCCGCGCGACGTGATCGTGATGGTGCCCGACATCGACCAGTACGCCCCGCACATCAAGGCGGTGTTTGGCCTGCTCGACGCGCACGACCCGCGCGCCATTCCGTTCAGCCTGGCCGACCAGAGCCGCCGCCACGACACCCCCCTGCTCGCCGCCCTCGCCCTGCTGCTCGACCTGCCGCAGTCGCGCCTGGGCGCCAGCCAGGTGCTCGACCTGCTCGAAGTGCCCGCCCTGCGCGCGCGCTTCGGCATCGCCGAGGGCGACCTGCCCCTGCTGCACCGCTGGATCCGCGGCGCCAACGTGCGCTGGGCGCTGCACGACGCACACCGGCGCAGCCTCGAACTGCCGCCCGATGCCGCCGAAGCCGCCCCCAACACCTGGCTGTTCGGCCTGCGCCGCATGCTGCTCGGCTACGCTGCCGGCGACGCTGCCGCGCCCTGGCACGACATCGAGCCCTATGGCGAGGTCGGCGGCCTCGACGCCGCCGCGCTCGGTCCGCTGGTGCAACTGCTCGAGCGCCTCGACACCACCTGGCAGGCCCTGCGCGACCCCACCCCCGTGGCCGGCTGGTGCGCGCGCTTCCGCCAGCTCATGGCCGACTTCTTCACCGCCGACGACGGTGACGAAGCCCTCCGCCTGATGCAGCTCGACACCGCCCTGCAGCGCTGGCAGGAGGCCACCGACGAGGCCGCACTGGACGACGCCCTGCCCATCTCCGTGGCTGCGGAATACTGGCTCAGCTGCCTCGATGAGCGCGGCCTGTCGCAGCGCTTCTTCGCCGGCGCGGTCACCTTCGCCACCCTCATGCCGATGCGCGCCATCCCCTTCCGCCAGGTGTGCCTGCTGGGCATGAACGACGGCGACTACCCGCGCACCCGCATCCCCATGGACTTCGACCTGATGGGTCGCGACTACCGCCCCGGCGACCGCTCACGCCGCGAGGACGACCGCTACCTGTTCCTCGAAGCCCTGCTCTCGGCGCGCGACCGGCTGCACATCTCCTGGGTCGGGCGCAGCATCCACGACAACACCCCGCGCCCGCCCTCGGTGCTGGTCGGCCAGCTGCGCGACCACCTCGCTGCCGGCTGGCGCAGCGCCGACGCCGCCACGCCGCTGCTCGACGCCCTCACCATCGAGCACCGACTGCAGCCCTTCAGCCGCGACTACTTCCCCGCCACGCCCGAGGCCTCGCCGCTGTTCACCTACGCCCGTGAGTGGCAAGGCAGCGCGCCGCCAGTCCCCGCCGCGCCGGCGACGCTGCCGCTGATGGCACGCGACGAACCGCTCAGCCTGCGCGAGCTGGGCGACTTCCTCAAGGACCCGGTCAAGGCCTTCTTCCGCCAGCGGCTCAAGGTGCGCTTCGAGGGCGACGACCCCACCAGCGAGGATGTCGAGCCCTTCGCACTCGACGGCCTCGACACCTGGGCCCTGCAAGCCGAGCTGATCGACGCCCAGGTCGCAGCCATCGCCGACGGGCACCCCCTCGAGGCTGCCCGCAGCGCCGCCCTGGCGCGCATCCGGCGCCGCGGCGAACTGCCCGCCGGCGCCTTCGGCGCGGCCACCGCCAGCGCCCTGCTCGCCCCCATGCCCAAGCTGTTCGACGACTACGCCGAGGCCCTCGCCCGCTGGCCCGAGCCGGTGGCCGACGATATCGAGATCCGCTTCGAGCACATGCTGGCCGGCCAGCCGCTGGCCATCGCCGACTGGCTCGGCGGCCTGCGCCGCAACGCCGACGGCGCATACGGCCGCGTGGTGCTGGAGAACAGCACGCTGATCAAGCAGCGCAAATACCGCGGCGACAAGATGATCCACCACTGGGTCGCCCACCTCGCCGGCCAGCTCGGCGGCAACGGGCTGACCACCGAGGTCATCAGCAAGGCCGGCAGCATCACCCTCGAACCGCTTGACCCCGACACCGCCCGCCAGCACCTCGCCACCGTGCTCGGCGCCTGGCAGCAGGGCATGCGCCGCCCGCTGCCGCTGGCCGTGCGCACCGCCTTCGCCTGGCTCGCCGCCCTGCCCAACCCCGCCGCCGCCAGCGGCCCCGACGGCGCGCGCCTGCTCGACAGTGCCGCCACGGCCGCCCGCGCGGTGTTCGAGCCCGGCTACAACAGCGCCGGCGAGCTCGGCGAGAGCCCCTACCTGCAGCGCGTGTGGTCGAGCTTCGACGCGCTCGCCGAGGACGGCGAGTTCGCCGAGCTGGCCGAAACCCTGTTGCGCCCGCTGCAACGCGCCATGCCCGTCAAGCCCACGGAGCGGCCCGACACATGA
- a CDS encoding UvrD-helicase domain-containing protein, with amino-acid sequence MTPRSLDPLRFPLTGSQLIEASAGTGKTYTIAALYVRLVLGHGGEAAFGRALTPPEILVVTFTEAATQELRERIRRRLAEAATAFLADPATAADTPTGDALLDALRADIPPEHWPTCARRLQLAAEWMDEAAVSTIHGWCNRMLREHAFDSGSLFTQTLETDQSDLLAEVVRDYWRSHMVPLGTEAAAEVLRWWAGPEALQADLAALIGHAARLHTVDTPPAELLHRVLDERTTALHALKAPWADWVDALQALLDEARARKAFNGSKLKQNHYTDWLRKLADWRDDPDSLDPGLTDTAKARLTDAGLREVWKDGTPPQHPALDALAALDSALAALPVARNDLLCHAARWVAERFAREQQRRAQMGFDDLLTRLAAALAGPNGAALAGRIRASFPVALIDEFQDTDPVQYAIFDAIYRIAEAPADTALILIGDPKQAIYAFRGADIHTYLVARRACAGRLHTLGRNYRSTTAMVAAANRCFRFAEDRPDGAGAFLFNAMGDNPVPFVRRRGAGAQDRVLP; translated from the coding sequence ATGACCCCCCGCTCGCTCGACCCCCTCCGCTTCCCGCTCACCGGCAGCCAGCTCATCGAAGCGAGCGCCGGCACCGGCAAGACCTACACCATCGCCGCGCTGTATGTGCGCCTGGTGCTCGGCCACGGCGGCGAGGCCGCCTTCGGGCGCGCGCTCACCCCACCCGAGATCCTCGTCGTCACCTTTACCGAAGCCGCCACGCAGGAGCTGCGCGAGCGCATCCGCCGCCGGCTGGCGGAGGCCGCCACCGCCTTCCTCGCCGACCCCGCCACGGCCGCCGACACGCCCACCGGCGACGCCCTGCTCGACGCGCTGCGTGCCGACATCCCGCCCGAACACTGGCCCACCTGCGCCCGCCGCCTGCAGCTGGCCGCCGAGTGGATGGACGAAGCGGCGGTATCGACCATCCACGGCTGGTGCAACCGCATGCTGCGCGAGCACGCCTTCGACAGCGGCAGCCTGTTCACCCAGACGCTCGAAACCGACCAGAGCGACCTGCTCGCCGAGGTGGTACGCGACTACTGGCGCAGCCACATGGTGCCGCTGGGCACCGAGGCCGCCGCCGAGGTGCTGCGCTGGTGGGCCGGCCCCGAGGCGCTGCAGGCCGACCTCGCCGCGCTCATCGGCCACGCCGCCCGCCTGCACACCGTCGACACGCCCCCGGCCGAGCTGCTGCACCGTGTGCTCGACGAACGCACCACCGCGCTGCACGCCCTCAAGGCACCCTGGGCCGACTGGGTGGATGCGCTCCAGGCCCTGCTCGACGAGGCCCGCGCGCGCAAGGCCTTCAATGGCAGCAAGCTCAAGCAGAACCACTACACCGACTGGCTGCGCAAGCTCGCCGACTGGCGCGACGACCCCGACAGCCTCGACCCCGGCCTCACCGACACCGCCAAGGCCCGCCTCACCGACGCCGGGCTGCGCGAGGTCTGGAAAGACGGCACGCCGCCGCAACACCCCGCGCTCGACGCCCTCGCCGCACTCGACAGCGCCCTCGCCGCGCTGCCCGTGGCGCGCAACGACCTGCTCTGCCACGCCGCGCGCTGGGTCGCCGAGCGCTTCGCGCGCGAACAGCAGCGCCGCGCACAGATGGGCTTCGACGACCTGCTCACCCGGCTCGCCGCGGCCCTCGCCGGCCCCAACGGCGCCGCGCTGGCCGGGCGCATCCGCGCCAGCTTTCCGGTCGCACTGATCGACGAGTTCCAGGACACCGACCCGGTCCAGTACGCCATTTTCGATGCCATCTACCGTATCGCCGAGGCCCCGGCCGACACCGCGCTGATCCTCATCGGCGACCCCAAGCAGGCGATCTACGCCTTCCGCGGCGCCGACATCCACACCTACCTCGTCGCCCGCCGCGCCTGCGCCGGCCGGCTGCACACCCTGGGCCGCAACTACCGCTCCACCACCGCCATGGTGGCCGCCGCCAACCGCTGCTTCCGCTTTGCCGAAGACCGCCCCGACGGCGCCGGCGCCTTCCTGTTCAACGCCATGGGCGACAACCCCGTGCCCTTCGTTCGACGCCGAGGCGCAGGGGCGCAAGACCGCGTTCTGCCTTGA
- a CDS encoding 3'-5' exonuclease: protein MPKTAPTAPAPSCSTPWATTPCPSFDAEAQGRKTAFCLDGQTPPALTAWWLAPTDDGKPVAKGSYISTLAEACATEMVRLLALGQVGDAVFSGPDDTRPLRPADMAVLVNNRTEAAAIRGALAARGVRSVYLSDRDSVLATPQAADLQHWLAACAEPDDPQRLRTALATPTLALDWPTLDTFNHDETAWEARVLQFRAYRECWRQQGVLPMLRRLLNDFGLPARLIAAPGEGQASGERALTDLLHLAELLQQASTEIEGEHALIRHLAELRADARAGSDARQIRLESDADLVQVVTVHKSKGLEYPLVFLPFACSYREVSISDLPLQTHDADGRLQLHLDGDEATRQRADRERLGEDIRKLYVALTRARYATWVGLAPIAGLEKSAFGALLGGGAPITPDGLAAALSALADGCAAIAVSPAPIPTNARLAPATAPSAAGAARQPRRAVREHWWVASYSAIKTGRPAPPLPGRRAADTPDEDVLAELHSTPDAPAPARPAAPAGPTTLHGFPRGAEVGSFLHELLEWAARLGFATAASSPALLREAIARRCQPRGWTPWVDVLADWLTGFLTTRWRLPDTEVSLATLDGAVAEMEFWVEAHAVDTLALDRLVCAHTLGAMPRPPLQPDQLNGMLKGFIDLVFEHQGRYYVADYKSNWLGPDDAAYTPAALAAAIAHARYDLQYVLYTFALHRLLAARLPDYDYERHVGGAVYLFLRGSDAPSQGLHVERVPRALIDALDALFTARPATEAA, encoded by the coding sequence TTGCCGAAGACCGCCCCGACGGCGCCGGCGCCTTCCTGTTCAACGCCATGGGCGACAACCCCGTGCCCTTCGTTCGACGCCGAGGCGCAGGGGCGCAAGACCGCGTTCTGCCTTGACGGCCAGACACCGCCCGCGCTCACCGCCTGGTGGCTGGCCCCAACCGACGACGGCAAGCCCGTCGCCAAGGGCAGCTACATCAGCACCCTGGCCGAGGCCTGCGCCACCGAGATGGTGCGCCTGCTCGCCCTCGGCCAGGTCGGCGATGCCGTCTTTAGCGGCCCCGACGACACACGGCCGCTGCGTCCGGCGGACATGGCGGTGCTGGTCAACAACCGCACCGAGGCCGCCGCCATCCGCGGCGCGCTGGCTGCACGCGGCGTACGCAGCGTGTATCTGTCCGACCGCGACTCGGTCCTCGCCACGCCGCAGGCCGCCGACCTGCAGCACTGGCTCGCCGCCTGCGCCGAGCCCGACGACCCGCAGCGCCTGCGTACCGCCCTGGCCACGCCCACGCTGGCCCTCGACTGGCCCACCCTCGACACCTTCAACCACGACGAAACCGCCTGGGAAGCCCGCGTGCTGCAGTTTCGCGCCTACCGCGAGTGCTGGCGCCAGCAGGGCGTGCTGCCGATGCTGCGCCGCCTGCTCAACGACTTCGGCCTGCCGGCGCGCCTCATCGCCGCCCCCGGCGAGGGCCAGGCCAGCGGCGAGCGCGCCCTCACCGACCTGCTGCACCTGGCCGAGCTGCTGCAACAGGCCAGCACCGAGATCGAGGGCGAGCACGCCCTCATCCGCCACCTCGCCGAGCTGCGCGCCGACGCCCGCGCCGGCAGCGACGCACGCCAGATCCGCCTCGAGAGCGACGCCGACCTGGTGCAGGTGGTGACCGTGCACAAATCCAAGGGCCTGGAATACCCGCTGGTCTTCCTGCCCTTCGCCTGCAGCTACCGCGAGGTGTCGATCAGCGACCTGCCGCTGCAGACCCACGACGCCGACGGCCGGCTGCAACTGCACCTCGACGGCGACGAAGCCACTCGCCAGCGCGCCGACCGCGAACGCCTGGGCGAAGACATCCGCAAACTCTACGTGGCCCTCACCCGCGCCCGCTACGCCACCTGGGTCGGCCTGGCCCCCATCGCCGGGCTGGAAAAGAGTGCCTTCGGCGCCCTGCTCGGCGGCGGCGCGCCGATCACCCCCGACGGCCTCGCGGCGGCCCTCTCAGCGCTGGCCGACGGCTGCGCGGCCATCGCCGTCAGCCCGGCGCCCATCCCCACCAACGCGCGCCTGGCCCCGGCCACCGCCCCCAGCGCAGCCGGCGCCGCCCGCCAGCCGCGGCGCGCGGTGCGCGAGCACTGGTGGGTCGCCAGCTATTCGGCGATCAAGACCGGGCGCCCGGCCCCGCCCCTGCCCGGCCGCCGCGCCGCCGACACCCCCGACGAGGACGTGCTGGCCGAGTTGCACAGCACGCCCGATGCCCCCGCACCGGCGCGGCCCGCCGCCCCCGCCGGCCCCACCACGCTGCATGGCTTCCCGCGCGGTGCCGAGGTTGGCAGCTTCCTGCACGAACTGCTCGAATGGGCCGCCCGGCTCGGCTTCGCCACCGCCGCCAGCAGCCCGGCCCTGCTGCGCGAGGCCATCGCCCGACGCTGCCAGCCGCGCGGCTGGACGCCGTGGGTGGACGTGCTCGCCGACTGGCTCACCGGCTTCCTGACCACCCGCTGGCGCCTGCCAGACACCGAGGTATCGCTGGCCACGCTCGACGGCGCCGTCGCCGAGATGGAGTTCTGGGTCGAGGCGCATGCGGTCGACACCCTCGCCCTCGACCGGCTGGTGTGTGCCCACACCCTCGGCGCCATGCCCCGCCCGCCGCTGCAGCCCGACCAGCTCAACGGCATGCTCAAGGGCTTCATCGACCTGGTGTTCGAACACCAGGGGCGCTACTACGTGGCCGACTACAAATCGAACTGGCTCGGCCCCGACGACGCCGCCTACACGCCGGCCGCGCTTGCCGCCGCCATTGCCCATGCGCGCTACGACCTGCAATACGTGCTGTACACCTTCGCCCTGCACCGCCTGCTCGCCGCGCGCCTGCCCGACTACGACTATGAGCGCCATGTCGGCGGCGCGGTGTACCTGTTCCTGCGCGGCAGCGACGCCCCCAGCCAGGGCCTGCATGTCGAGCGCGTGCCGCGGGCACTGATCGACGCCCTCGACGCCTTGTTCACCGCCCGCCCGGCAACGGAGGCTGCCTGA
- the recD gene encoding exodeoxyribonuclease V subunit alpha has protein sequence MLALTDTAAPMAAVLADWTERGWLRPIDGAFAAFLRHEMPDAPPLLILAAALASHQLGRGHVCLDLAATLADPAFALSLPPDGAEPAPAERLPGAVLRTVTLEAWLAALRCEALVGHGDGASPLVLVGHRLYLRRYWQYEQAVRQGIDQRLRTPVELPEAPLRQTLAALFPPPAAGTADWQRLACALAARSAFSIVTGGPGTGKTTTVVRLLALLQALALADPARPRALRIRLAAPTGKAAARLNASIAGAVAGLPLAALAHGEAIREAIPRQVTTLHRLLGSRPDTRRFRHHPGNPLALDVLVIDEASMVDLEMMATVLAALPPRARLVLLGDKDQLASVEAGAVLGELCARAAAGHYTPATAAWLAQAAGGALDTALIDPAGTPLDQAIAMLRVSHRFHADSGIGQLAQRVNDGDVDGVEALWRQGAADLARLAGADCTDAGFRALVIEGGGSGDGDGRRRGYRHYLDTLRTTRPALTAGPEAFDAWAQQVLDAHAAFQLLCALRRGPWGVAGLNPRIATALHEAGLIAATEGWYAGRPVLVTRNDYGLGLMNGDIGIALEVPDTTAQGWTLRVAFPAGERGAGIKWVLPSRLQAVETVFALTVHKSQGSEFEHVALALPETPTPILTRELLYTGITRARAHFTLLSPGAVHVQRHAIEKRVQRDSGLMSVPEAAA, from the coding sequence ATGCTCGCCCTGACCGACACCGCCGCGCCCATGGCCGCCGTGCTGGCCGACTGGACCGAGCGCGGCTGGCTGCGCCCGATCGACGGGGCCTTTGCCGCCTTCCTGCGCCATGAGATGCCCGATGCCCCGCCACTGCTGATCCTCGCCGCCGCGCTGGCCAGCCACCAGCTCGGCCGCGGCCATGTCTGCCTCGACCTGGCCGCCACGCTGGCCGACCCGGCCTTTGCCCTGTCGCTGCCACCGGATGGCGCCGAACCCGCGCCGGCCGAGCGCCTGCCGGGCGCGGTGCTGCGCACGGTCACCCTCGAGGCCTGGCTGGCCGCGCTGCGCTGCGAGGCGCTGGTCGGCCACGGCGACGGCGCCAGCCCACTGGTGCTCGTCGGCCACCGGCTCTACCTGCGCCGCTACTGGCAGTACGAACAGGCGGTGCGCCAGGGCATCGACCAGCGCCTGCGCACCCCGGTCGAGCTGCCCGAGGCGCCGCTGCGCCAGACGCTGGCGGCGCTCTTCCCCCCGCCCGCCGCCGGCACCGCCGACTGGCAGCGGCTGGCCTGCGCGCTGGCCGCCCGCAGCGCGTTCAGCATCGTCACCGGCGGCCCCGGCACCGGCAAGACCACCACCGTGGTGCGGCTGCTCGCCCTGCTGCAGGCCCTCGCCCTGGCCGACCCGGCCCGGCCGCGCGCCCTGCGCATCCGCCTTGCCGCGCCCACCGGCAAGGCCGCGGCGCGGCTCAATGCGTCCATCGCCGGCGCCGTGGCCGGCTTGCCGCTCGCCGCGCTCGCCCACGGCGAGGCCATCCGCGAGGCCATCCCGCGCCAGGTCACCACCTTGCACCGCCTGCTCGGCAGTCGGCCCGACACCCGCCGTTTCCGGCACCATCCGGGCAACCCGCTGGCGCTCGACGTGCTGGTGATCGACGAAGCCTCGATGGTCGACCTCGAAATGATGGCCACTGTCCTCGCCGCCCTGCCGCCGCGCGCGCGTCTGGTGCTGCTCGGCGACAAGGACCAGCTCGCCTCGGTCGAGGCCGGCGCGGTGCTCGGCGAGCTGTGCGCCCGCGCCGCAGCGGGTCACTACACGCCGGCCACCGCCGCCTGGCTGGCGCAGGCCGCTGGCGGCGCGCTGGACACGGCACTCATCGACCCGGCCGGCACGCCGCTCGACCAGGCCATCGCCATGCTGCGGGTCAGCCACCGCTTCCACGCCGACAGCGGCATCGGACAACTGGCGCAGCGGGTCAATGACGGCGATGTCGACGGGGTCGAGGCGCTCTGGCGGCAAGGCGCGGCCGATCTGGCCCGTCTGGCCGGCGCCGACTGCACCGACGCCGGCTTCCGGGCGCTGGTGATCGAGGGCGGCGGCAGCGGCGATGGCGACGGCCGGCGGCGCGGCTATCGCCACTATCTGGACACGCTGCGCACCACGCGGCCGGCGCTCACTGCCGGCCCCGAGGCCTTCGACGCCTGGGCGCAGCAGGTGCTCGACGCCCACGCCGCCTTCCAGCTGCTGTGCGCCCTGCGCCGCGGCCCCTGGGGCGTGGCGGGCCTGAACCCGCGCATCGCCACCGCGCTGCACGAGGCCGGCCTGATCGCCGCCACCGAGGGCTGGTATGCCGGCCGGCCGGTGCTGGTGACCCGAAACGACTATGGCCTGGGCCTGATGAACGGCGACATCGGCATCGCCCTCGAGGTGCCCGACACCACCGCCCAGGGCTGGACGCTGCGCGTCGCCTTCCCCGCCGGTGAGCGCGGCGCGGGCATCAAGTGGGTGCTGCCCAGCCGGCTGCAGGCCGTCGAGACGGTCTTTGCGCTCACGGTGCACAAATCGCAGGGCTCGGAGTTCGAGCATGTGGCCCTCGCCCTGCCCGAGACGCCCACCCCCATCCTCACCCGCGAGCTGCTGTACACCGGCATCACCCGGGCGCGGGCGCATTTCACGCTGCTCAGCCCCGGCGCGGTGCACGTGCAGCGTCATGCCATCGAGAAGCGGGTACAGCGCGACAGTGGATTGATGAGCGTGCCTGAGGCGGCCGCCTAA
- a CDS encoding 3'-5' exonuclease, producing MEIVAVIDFETTGLSPAQGDRATEVAAVIVQGGRIVDRYQSLMNAGVPIPPFIESLTGISNAMVRAAPPAGEVMQAVADFVGHYPLVAHNAAFDSKFWDAELARIGQRRQQAFVCSLLLSRRLLPQAPSHKLGALVEYAQLPVAGRYHRALADAEMAASLLLRLSDELRARHRVAEVSVDLLQRIQRTPKAQLARCFV from the coding sequence ATGGAGATCGTTGCGGTCATCGACTTCGAGACGACGGGCCTGTCGCCAGCGCAGGGCGACCGTGCCACCGAGGTGGCGGCGGTGATCGTGCAGGGCGGCCGGATCGTCGACCGCTACCAGAGCCTGATGAACGCCGGCGTCCCGATCCCGCCCTTCATCGAATCCCTGACCGGCATCTCCAACGCCATGGTCCGCGCTGCGCCGCCCGCCGGTGAGGTGATGCAGGCGGTGGCCGATTTTGTCGGCCACTACCCGCTGGTGGCTCACAACGCCGCGTTCGACAGCAAGTTCTGGGACGCCGAGCTGGCGCGGATCGGGCAGCGCCGGCAGCAGGCCTTCGTCTGCTCGCTGCTGCTGTCGCGCCGGCTGCTGCCGCAGGCGCCGAGCCACAAGCTGGGCGCGCTGGTCGAGTATGCGCAGCTGCCGGTCGCCGGGCGCTATCACCGTGCCCTGGCCGATGCCGAGATGGCGGCCAGCCTGCTGCTGCGCCTGTCCGACGAATTGCGCGCCCGCCACCGGGTGGCCGAGGTCTCCGTCGACCTGCTGCAGCGCATCCAGCGCACCCCCAAGGCCCAGCTGGCCCGCTGCTTCGTTTAG
- a CDS encoding DUF5710 domain-containing protein, translating into MRLNLKVPFAEKDQAKQLGARWDAARKTWYIEGKEDVSAFARWSPTPHDGAVPPAKTAPARRQVAARVQTGANYVEHPRVCDCAPWDVCDACRPFALSG; encoded by the coding sequence GTGAGGCTGAACCTGAAGGTCCCGTTCGCTGAAAAGGACCAGGCCAAGCAGCTCGGTGCGCGCTGGGATGCGGCGCGCAAGACCTGGTATATCGAGGGCAAGGAAGACGTCTCGGCCTTTGCCCGGTGGTCGCCAACGCCGCACGATGGCGCCGTGCCGCCGGCAAAGACCGCGCCGGCCCGGCGCCAGGTCGCCGCCAGGGTGCAGACCGGCGCCAACTATGTCGAGCACCCCCGGGTGTGCGACTGCGCGCCGTGGGACGTCTGCGACGCCTGCCGGCCCTTTGCGCTGAGCGGCTGA